The following coding sequences are from one Shewanella eurypsychrophilus window:
- a CDS encoding respiratory chain complex I subunit 1 family protein, producing the protein MQGLEMPSPEWIALAVVQALIMVCLAPLATGFTRVLRAKMHSRKGPGVLQDYRDIRKLLRRQEVAPNPSGIIFKVMPMILMSSILLVAMALPTVTNYSPFPIAGDVITDIYLFAIFRFFFALSGLDSGSVYAGVGSGRELTLGVLVEPILMLSIFTMALMAGTFDLGYISTYMATETWAVPGAVLLAGAACAFAVFIEMGKLPFDSAEAEQELQEGPITEYSGAGLAMVKLALGLKQLVVAQLFLAIFVPFGKAAELTLAALSVAAVILFIKLFVVFLIAGVIENSVARTRFLKTHHLTWVGFGIAVLGFVFYLIGL; encoded by the coding sequence ATGCAAGGGCTTGAAATGCCAAGTCCTGAATGGATCGCTTTAGCTGTCGTTCAGGCATTAATAATGGTTTGTCTCGCTCCCTTGGCCACAGGTTTTACACGAGTGTTGCGTGCAAAAATGCACTCTCGTAAAGGTCCAGGGGTGCTGCAGGATTACCGCGATATTCGCAAACTATTGCGTCGCCAGGAGGTTGCGCCTAACCCATCGGGGATCATCTTTAAGGTGATGCCGATGATCTTAATGTCCAGCATCTTACTTGTTGCTATGGCATTACCAACAGTAACGAACTACTCACCTTTCCCCATCGCGGGCGATGTGATCACTGATATCTATCTGTTTGCTATTTTCCGCTTCTTCTTTGCCCTGTCAGGCTTAGATTCCGGCAGCGTTTATGCCGGTGTAGGTTCGGGTCGAGAGTTGACCTTAGGTGTGTTAGTTGAGCCTATCTTGATGCTCTCTATCTTCACCATGGCACTCATGGCGGGCACCTTCGACTTAGGCTATATCAGTACCTATATGGCCACCGAAACTTGGGCCGTTCCTGGCGCCGTACTGTTAGCAGGTGCAGCGTGTGCTTTTGCGGTATTTATCGAAATGGGCAAACTTCCCTTCGATAGCGCAGAAGCGGAGCAGGAGCTACAAGAAGGTCCTATCACTGAGTATTCAGGTGCTGGACTTGCCATGGTGAAATTAGCATTAGGACTCAAGCAGCTAGTCGTAGCTCAGTTGTTCCTCGCTATCTTCGTGCCGTTCGGTAAAGCCGCTGAGTTGACGCTCGCTGCACTATCTGTTGCCGCCGTGATCCTGTTTATCAAGCTGTTTGTGGTCTTCTTGATCGCAGGTGTGATTGAAAACAGTGTTGCTCGTACGCGTTTCTTAAAGACGCATCATCTCACTTGGGTAGGATTCGGCATCGCTGTGCTTGGCTTTGTCTTCTACTTGATTGGTCTATAA
- a CDS encoding hydrogenase 4 subunit D, translating into MLETIALLTIISPFIGAIITLLVPKEAAKWVCQLFAGIASFGAIALAVAFFNGTEPTVTYSLLSIGQIEIFGLTVDKVSTLITVAVVVLGFLVSMYSLGYMTDGNREHPHTGQPRYYAFLLIFIGAMAGLVLSSTILGQLFFFEVTGACSWSLIGYYQSPKSLKSALKALLVTHVASIGLFIAAAYLFKETGTFAVTAIAGLDDNTKTIVFLGVLFAAWGKSAQLPLHVWLPDAMSAPTPVSAYLHAASMVKVGVYIFARAIMSGGDIPEIIGVIGVVGATITLIYGFVMYLPQKDLKRLLAYSTITQLSYIFLALSLSIFGSQMALDGGIAYIFNHAFAKSLFFLVAGALSYSVGTRMLPQLKGIVKTSPLLAVGFCVAALAITGVPPFNGFFSKFPIFAAGFELTSTHSWLMPVMILALIESVASFGWILYWFGKSVVGEPSDVVAKAKPIPASMKIVLVILIIMSLCSSFIAANWLV; encoded by the coding sequence ATGTTAGAAACTATTGCTCTACTCACGATTATCTCTCCCTTTATCGGGGCGATAATCACACTGCTTGTACCTAAAGAGGCGGCTAAATGGGTGTGTCAGCTATTTGCTGGTATCGCATCATTTGGCGCTATCGCACTGGCAGTTGCTTTTTTTAACGGTACTGAACCGACTGTCACTTACTCACTATTGTCGATTGGTCAGATTGAGATATTTGGTCTTACCGTAGATAAAGTCAGTACGCTGATCACGGTTGCTGTTGTTGTGCTTGGTTTCCTCGTGAGTATGTACTCACTTGGGTATATGACAGATGGTAACCGAGAGCACCCTCATACGGGCCAACCTAGGTACTATGCCTTCTTGCTGATCTTTATCGGTGCGATGGCAGGTTTGGTACTTTCATCGACTATTTTAGGTCAGCTGTTCTTCTTCGAAGTCACAGGCGCCTGTTCATGGTCGTTAATTGGCTACTACCAATCGCCTAAATCACTTAAATCTGCGCTTAAAGCACTGCTAGTGACGCATGTTGCCTCTATCGGCTTGTTTATCGCAGCGGCTTATCTTTTCAAAGAGACGGGGACTTTTGCGGTAACAGCTATCGCCGGGCTCGATGATAATACTAAGACCATAGTGTTCTTAGGGGTGCTGTTTGCTGCTTGGGGTAAGTCGGCGCAACTGCCATTGCATGTTTGGCTGCCCGATGCGATGAGCGCACCGACACCGGTCAGCGCCTATTTACATGCGGCTTCAATGGTCAAAGTGGGAGTCTATATCTTCGCCAGAGCCATCATGTCTGGTGGTGACATACCTGAGATTATAGGTGTGATTGGTGTCGTTGGCGCCACAATCACCTTGATCTATGGCTTCGTTATGTATCTGCCTCAAAAAGATTTGAAGCGACTACTTGCCTACTCAACCATCACTCAATTGTCCTATATCTTCTTGGCGTTGTCCTTGTCGATATTTGGCTCTCAAATGGCACTCGATGGCGGTATTGCCTACATCTTTAACCATGCATTTGCTAAGAGTTTGTTCTTCTTAGTGGCTGGTGCGCTGAGTTATAGCGTCGGTACCCGCATGCTGCCACAACTAAAGGGGATCGTAAAAACATCACCATTATTGGCTGTGGGTTTCTGTGTCGCGGCATTGGCTATTACCGGTGTCCCCCCTTTCAACGGTTTCTTCAGTAAGTTCCCGATATTTGCTGCAGGTTTTGAGCTGACCTCGACACATAGTTGGTTAATGCCGGTCATGATTTTGGCATTGATTGAGTCTGTGGCGAGCTTCGGTTGGATCTTGTACTGGTTCGGTAAGTCTGTGGTTGGTGAGCCTTCTGATGTGGTTGCTAAGGCTAAACCTATCCCTGCATCTATGAAGATAGTCTTGGTAATTTTAATCATCATGTCGCTCTGCTCAAGCTTTATCGCAGCTAACTGGCTCGTTTAA
- the hyfE gene encoding hydrogenase 4 membrane subunit: MNSDILINNLAGLLIITSVMVIGTRKAKSAALLYSLQSFVLVLTFVAIAKSVDATELYHWSITAFITKVIALPALLYYAFSKMSDPQADRPVVHFGWLIPIAGVITVASFLAVESVQLPLVEHLKPALAVSLSHFFLGLLCIVSQRNILKQLFGYCLMENGSSLTLALLANKAPGLVEIGITTDAVFAVLFMVILARQIYFKLNTLDVNQLTSLKG; the protein is encoded by the coding sequence ATGAATTCAGATATTTTAATAAACAACTTAGCGGGGCTACTGATCATCACCTCTGTGATGGTGATTGGCACCCGTAAAGCCAAATCGGCGGCATTGCTCTACTCGTTGCAATCCTTTGTGCTGGTGTTGACCTTTGTTGCGATAGCAAAATCGGTTGATGCAACCGAGCTTTACCATTGGTCAATCACAGCGTTCATCACCAAGGTGATAGCGCTTCCGGCACTGCTCTATTACGCCTTTAGTAAGATGAGCGATCCTCAAGCGGATCGTCCGGTAGTTCACTTTGGCTGGCTTATCCCCATTGCTGGCGTGATCACAGTGGCCAGTTTTCTTGCCGTTGAGAGTGTGCAGTTGCCATTGGTGGAGCATTTAAAGCCGGCATTGGCTGTTTCGCTGAGTCACTTCTTCTTAGGACTGTTATGCATTGTTAGCCAGCGCAATATTCTTAAGCAGTTGTTTGGTTACTGCTTAATGGAGAACGGCTCATCACTGACCTTGGCATTGCTGGCAAATAAAGCGCCTGGTCTTGTAGAAATAGGGATCACAACCGATGCCGTATTCGCCGTGCTGTTTATGGTGATTTTGGCTCGTCAAATCTACTTTAAGTTGAACACACTCGATGTGAATCAACTGACTTCATTAAAGGGGTGA
- a CDS encoding hydrogenase 4 subunit F, whose product MSPTEILLLLMVVPFVAAIVSFLAIRGGEGVRKLAIGCHALSMLLIVILAITVAGSVFVDGPIHAFNNWIYLDGLSALFLAVLGVVSFLTGMYSIGYIGHEYEHGELSGTKVALYYGLFNLFIATMILAVTANNVIMMWVAIEATTICSVFLVGLYGQRSSLEAAWKYIIICTVGLAFGLFGSILTYSNAAAVFADPANAIFWTDIHQNAKALDPTLVHISFIFILIGFGTKVGLFPMHAWLPDAHSEAPSPVSALLSAGLLNCALLVILRYYMITVKSIGPDFPQTLMLVFGFMSVAVSAFFIITQHDIKRKLAYHSVENMGLITLAIALGPLGVIAGLMHVINHSLAKTLMFCGAGNILLKYGTRDITVVKGILKVAPMTGILVAIGALALGGVPPFSMFVSEFLMVTAAIGEDMPFFTVALLSLLAVVLGGLAHMVACCVMGDKPAEVEKGELGFMTIAPMVVLVGLIVIMGTLIPTQVLHGIDRAALVLLDSDEPTVLNLLNLPAVSQSTEVLVPNPTLAQK is encoded by the coding sequence ATGTCTCCTACTGAAATTTTGCTGCTACTTATGGTGGTACCATTTGTTGCAGCGATAGTCTCATTCTTGGCAATACGAGGTGGCGAGGGGGTTAGGAAGCTCGCCATAGGTTGTCATGCACTCTCAATGCTGTTGATTGTCATTCTAGCAATCACCGTAGCTGGGTCGGTATTTGTCGATGGACCGATACATGCCTTCAATAACTGGATCTATCTTGATGGACTCTCAGCGCTGTTTCTTGCTGTATTAGGTGTAGTCTCATTTCTAACTGGGATGTACTCCATTGGCTACATTGGCCATGAGTACGAACATGGTGAGTTATCAGGGACTAAAGTCGCTTTGTACTACGGTTTATTCAACCTGTTTATCGCGACAATGATTTTGGCTGTCACCGCTAATAACGTGATCATGATGTGGGTAGCCATTGAAGCGACAACCATATGTTCGGTGTTTTTAGTCGGACTCTACGGTCAGCGCTCATCACTTGAAGCGGCCTGGAAGTACATTATCATCTGTACAGTGGGTCTAGCATTTGGTCTGTTTGGTTCTATCTTGACATACTCTAATGCGGCCGCTGTTTTTGCCGACCCTGCTAACGCAATATTCTGGACGGATATTCATCAAAATGCTAAGGCGCTCGATCCCACTTTAGTGCACATCTCCTTCATCTTCATCTTGATTGGTTTTGGCACCAAGGTCGGTTTGTTTCCAATGCATGCTTGGCTGCCAGATGCTCACTCTGAGGCACCAAGTCCTGTTAGTGCACTGCTTTCGGCAGGCCTATTGAACTGTGCGCTGCTGGTGATACTGCGTTATTACATGATCACAGTGAAATCGATAGGTCCTGACTTTCCTCAAACCTTGATGTTGGTATTTGGCTTCATGTCGGTCGCTGTCTCGGCGTTCTTCATCATCACTCAGCATGATATTAAACGTAAATTGGCCTACCACAGCGTTGAAAATATGGGGCTTATCACCCTTGCTATCGCATTGGGTCCGCTTGGGGTTATTGCTGGGCTTATGCATGTGATCAACCACAGCTTGGCTAAGACACTGATGTTCTGTGGTGCGGGTAATATCTTACTTAAGTATGGAACTCGCGATATTACGGTGGTGAAAGGGATCTTAAAAGTGGCACCTATGACAGGTATTTTGGTCGCCATCGGTGCGCTTGCGTTGGGCGGTGTACCGCCATTTAGCATGTTTGTGAGTGAGTTCTTAATGGTCACTGCGGCAATTGGTGAAGATATGCCTTTCTTTACTGTGGCGTTGTTATCTCTACTTGCGGTTGTTCTCGGTGGCTTAGCACATATGGTTGCATGTTGTGTGATGGGTGATAAGCCCGCAGAAGTTGAGAAGGGGGAACTTGGTTTCATGACGATTGCCCCTATGGTCGTACTCGTCGGGCTTATTGTCATTATGGGCACATTGATCCCAACCCAGGTCCTGCACGGCATCGACCGCGCCGCATTAGTGTTACTCGATAGTGATGAGCCGACAGTGCTCAATTTGCTCAACTTACCAGCAGTCTCTCAGTCCACCGAAGTGTTGGTTCCTAACCCAACTCTAGCGCAGAAATAA
- a CDS encoding NADH-quinone oxidoreductase subunit C, translating to MNTLNLKNAQQHSRQQAKAQPGQKGLGYVAGVRQLFPSAIIDEEWQTDNQVTITVKPTALIDVMKWLYYDQGGWLAVTFGNDERSLHGHFAVYHSLSMEGEVKSWVTVKVLVDANSQEFPSITPFIPAAVWGEREVRDMYGLRPVGLPDDRRLVLPDDWPEDLHPLRKDSMDYRQRPMPTTEKENYPFDNQLGDDSNRIIPVGPLHITSDEPGHFRLFVDGEDIVDADYRMFYVHRGMEKLAETRMGYNEVAFLTDRVCGICGFTHSVGYSNSVENSLGIQVPERAQMIRTVLLEVERLHSHMLNIGLSSHFVGFDTGFMQFFRVREKTMALAELLTGARKTYGLNLIGGVRRDILGPHRSQGIKLVREVRQEFAELVDFLLATPNIESRISGVGILAKDIARDFSAVGPLIRGSGFKRDARIIHGQSLEAYSKMPMELQTVDSGDVQARVLVRIREVFDSLNMVEWGLDNLAGGKLLVEGFDYQPNKFALGFTEAPRGENVHWSMTGDNQKLFRWRCRAATYANWPVLRYMLRGNTVSDAPLIIGSLDPCYSCTDRVTVVDRRKNKSKTFTYKEFERYGIERKNSPLK from the coding sequence ATGAATACATTAAATCTAAAGAACGCTCAGCAACATAGTCGGCAACAGGCGAAAGCGCAACCAGGCCAAAAGGGCTTAGGTTATGTCGCCGGTGTTCGTCAACTCTTCCCGTCAGCCATTATTGATGAGGAGTGGCAGACAGATAACCAGGTGACCATTACCGTTAAGCCTACCGCGCTTATCGATGTGATGAAGTGGCTCTATTACGATCAAGGGGGCTGGCTTGCTGTCACATTTGGTAATGATGAACGCTCACTCCATGGACACTTTGCGGTATATCACTCACTGTCTATGGAGGGCGAGGTTAAGAGCTGGGTAACCGTTAAGGTGTTAGTTGATGCTAACAGCCAAGAGTTTCCCTCTATTACACCATTTATTCCTGCAGCCGTATGGGGAGAGCGTGAAGTTCGAGATATGTATGGCCTTCGCCCCGTCGGACTGCCTGATGATCGCCGCTTAGTACTGCCCGATGATTGGCCAGAAGATCTGCATCCACTGCGTAAAGATTCGATGGATTATCGTCAGCGCCCTATGCCAACGACTGAGAAAGAGAACTACCCGTTTGATAATCAGTTAGGTGATGACTCTAATCGTATTATTCCGGTAGGTCCGCTGCATATCACCTCAGATGAGCCGGGACATTTTCGTTTGTTTGTCGATGGTGAAGACATTGTCGATGCCGATTACCGCATGTTTTATGTGCATCGCGGCATGGAGAAGCTAGCTGAAACCCGTATGGGTTATAACGAAGTGGCTTTTTTAACAGACCGTGTCTGTGGGATCTGTGGCTTTACCCATAGCGTAGGTTACTCAAACAGTGTCGAAAACTCTCTCGGTATTCAGGTGCCAGAGCGGGCACAGATGATCCGTACCGTGTTACTTGAAGTTGAACGCTTGCACAGTCATATGCTCAACATCGGCCTGTCTAGTCACTTCGTGGGTTTCGATACCGGCTTTATGCAGTTCTTCCGCGTGCGTGAAAAGACCATGGCGTTGGCTGAGCTATTGACCGGTGCCCGTAAGACTTACGGTCTGAACCTTATTGGTGGTGTCAGACGCGATATCCTCGGCCCACATCGCTCCCAAGGAATTAAGCTGGTGCGTGAAGTGCGCCAAGAGTTTGCCGAGCTGGTGGATTTTCTACTGGCGACGCCAAATATTGAAAGTCGAATTTCAGGCGTGGGAATCCTAGCGAAAGATATCGCCAGAGATTTCAGTGCAGTGGGACCTCTTATTCGTGGTAGTGGTTTTAAGCGTGATGCACGAATTATCCATGGTCAGTCTCTTGAAGCCTACTCAAAGATGCCGATGGAGCTACAAACCGTTGACTCTGGAGATGTCCAAGCTCGTGTTTTAGTCCGTATACGTGAGGTGTTTGACTCATTGAATATGGTTGAGTGGGGGCTAGATAACCTCGCGGGCGGCAAGCTGCTCGTCGAAGGGTTTGACTATCAACCTAACAAGTTTGCGCTTGGCTTCACCGAGGCGCCTCGTGGTGAGAACGTTCACTGGAGTATGACAGGGGATAACCAAAAACTCTTCCGCTGGCGTTGCCGCGCGGCGACATATGCGAACTGGCCCGTACTGCGCTACATGCTTAGGGGCAACACAGTGTCAGATGCACCATTAATCATCGGTAGCCTTGACCCATGTTACTCCTGTACTGACCGCGTGACCGTTGTCGATAGACGTAAGAACAAGAGTAAGACCTTTACGTATAAAGAGTTCGAACGTTATGGCATTGAGCGTAAAAACTCACCACTGAAGTAG
- the hyfH gene encoding hydrogenase 4 subunit H, translating to MFKLLKTIAKAGESTTKYPFAPLEVPEDFRGKPEYQPEQCIACAACTRACPANALIMETNEQTGVRRWQLSLARCIYCGRCEEVCPTGAIKLSPEFELAVTNKADLYQQAEFSLCLCQACDQAFAPKKAVQYALDLLIQDGLDESQVELRAKQLNTCPECRRKQNMLEGDGILQGHSLTQESTDERN from the coding sequence ATGTTTAAATTGTTAAAGACGATTGCTAAGGCGGGGGAGTCTACCACTAAGTACCCGTTCGCCCCGCTAGAGGTGCCTGAAGATTTTAGAGGTAAGCCGGAGTATCAGCCTGAGCAGTGTATTGCTTGTGCGGCATGTACTCGGGCATGTCCTGCGAATGCCTTGATTATGGAGACCAATGAGCAAACTGGCGTAAGACGCTGGCAGCTCTCTTTAGCGCGCTGCATCTATTGCGGCCGCTGTGAAGAGGTCTGTCCAACGGGGGCGATAAAGCTCTCACCCGAGTTTGAGCTTGCGGTCACGAATAAAGCCGATCTTTATCAGCAGGCTGAGTTTTCACTGTGTCTTTGTCAGGCTTGCGATCAAGCTTTTGCACCTAAAAAAGCGGTGCAATATGCACTCGACCTGCTCATTCAAGATGGTTTAGATGAGAGTCAGGTTGAGCTCAGAGCGAAGCAGCTCAATACATGTCCAGAATGTCGCCGCAAGCAGAATATGCTTGAGGGGGACGGCATACTTCAAGGTCACTCATTAACTCAGGAGTCTACTGATGAGAGGAATTAA
- a CDS encoding NADH-quinone oxidoreductase subunit B family protein — MRGIKPLIGNDHTQAIPLVVDEHIAKLKGTLLQDIKRSAYVYRVDCGGCNACEIEIFAAITPVFDAERFGIKVVASPRHADILLYTGAVTRSMRMPALRAFDAAPDPKIVISYGACGNDGGIFHDLYCVWGGTDKILPVDVYIPGCPPTPAATIYGFAVALGLLDQKLKAKHHIEGEKEVATLKHTGIPLELRILIEREARRFAGYRHGQMIADEFMAILVDAKPDNVDAKIKAYLDKRGDPRLNEIITNLNAAVLERLDQDQPDKLAVNQECAELEG; from the coding sequence ATGAGAGGAATTAAGCCACTAATCGGCAATGATCATACTCAAGCCATCCCTTTGGTCGTTGATGAGCATATCGCCAAGTTAAAGGGCACCTTGCTGCAGGACATTAAGCGTTCAGCCTATGTGTATCGCGTCGATTGCGGTGGCTGTAACGCCTGTGAGATTGAGATCTTTGCCGCCATTACCCCGGTATTTGATGCCGAACGCTTTGGGATCAAGGTGGTGGCATCTCCTCGCCATGCCGATATTTTACTCTATACCGGTGCGGTGACTCGTTCAATGAGAATGCCAGCGCTCAGGGCATTCGATGCCGCGCCAGATCCTAAAATTGTCATCTCTTATGGTGCCTGTGGCAACGATGGGGGAATCTTCCATGATCTGTATTGTGTCTGGGGGGGGACGGACAAAATCTTACCTGTTGATGTGTATATTCCTGGTTGTCCACCGACACCTGCAGCCACCATCTATGGCTTTGCTGTTGCGTTAGGTCTACTCGATCAAAAGCTAAAAGCTAAGCATCACATCGAAGGCGAGAAAGAGGTTGCCACACTCAAGCACACCGGCATTCCACTGGAACTGAGGATTTTGATAGAGCGTGAAGCCCGTCGCTTTGCCGGATATCGTCATGGGCAGATGATCGCCGATGAGTTTATGGCCATCTTGGTCGATGCCAAGCCTGACAATGTCGATGCCAAGATAAAAGCTTATCTCGATAAGCGCGGCGATCCTCGCTTGAATGAGATTATCACCAACTTAAATGCCGCAGTGCTTGAGCGTTTAGACCAGGATCAGCCTGACAAGCTTGCTGTTAATCAGGAATGCGCTGAGTTGGAGGGGTAA
- a CDS encoding formate hydrogenlyase maturation HycH family protein gives MSMKSVSVESMSTKSVPDKPKIPDMATMSDKVMFYSLNRKFVDEKDDVPEEAKEIIYYGLAIGHHLGIVDCLKVVVSCSRQAYQEWLEYLPEGSVARQKMEGFFTFGEITIFPEHIHMLANAFQAVIAEQTPEFKTLSESFITALGALHREPDVYIMVRGR, from the coding sequence ATGTCTATGAAATCAGTGTCAGTTGAATCAATGTCAACTAAGTCAGTGCCGGACAAGCCAAAGATACCAGATATGGCAACGATGTCTGACAAAGTGATGTTTTATTCGCTCAATAGAAAATTTGTTGATGAGAAAGATGATGTTCCCGAGGAGGCCAAAGAGATCATTTATTACGGCTTAGCCATTGGGCATCACCTTGGAATTGTCGACTGTCTCAAAGTGGTTGTCAGCTGTAGTCGTCAAGCTTATCAAGAGTGGCTCGAGTATCTTCCTGAGGGGAGCGTTGCAAGACAGAAGATGGAGGGCTTCTTTACCTTTGGGGAGATCACTATATTTCCTGAGCATATCCATATGTTAGCAAATGCCTTTCAGGCTGTTATTGCTGAGCAAACACCTGAGTTTAAAACCCTTAGTGAGTCCTTTATTACCGCGCTTGGCGCTCTGCATAGAGAGCCAGATGTTTACATCATGGTGAGGGGCCGCTAA
- the hycI gene encoding hydrogenase maturation peptidase HycI — protein MATNVLLAVGNSMMGDDGAGPLLAEMMSKHPIDDWEVVDGGSAPENCVHQIRQLQPERVIVFDAAEIGEKAGEIRVIDPDSIADMFIMSTHSLPLNFLIDDLKTFIPEVLFVGVQPAIVAFSFPMTEMVEEAVSHLYKQLPNWQGNGGFAVI, from the coding sequence ATGGCGACTAACGTACTTTTAGCGGTAGGCAATAGCATGATGGGCGATGATGGTGCTGGCCCTCTTCTCGCTGAGATGATGTCAAAACACCCGATTGATGACTGGGAGGTTGTTGATGGTGGCAGTGCCCCAGAGAACTGCGTTCATCAGATCCGTCAGCTACAACCAGAGCGGGTGATCGTTTTTGATGCAGCAGAGATAGGTGAGAAGGCGGGAGAGATCAGGGTCATTGATCCAGATTCGATAGCTGACATGTTTATCATGTCGACCCACAGTTTGCCGCTCAATTTTCTAATAGATGACTTAAAGACCTTTATACCGGAAGTGCTGTTTGTTGGCGTACAACCTGCGATTGTCGCATTTTCATTCCCTATGACTGAGATGGTAGAGGAAGCGGTATCACATCTCTATAAGCAGTTACCTAATTGGCAAGGTAATGGCGGCTTTGCTGTGATCTAG
- a CDS encoding 4Fe-4S binding protein: MNRFVFADPNLCIGCRTCEVACVLSHQDDSRIAAFDPTRFYPRLTLVRNGQVTTPIMCRQCEDAPCEQVCPNNAIYREGGQVHVIQERCIGCKTCAVACPYGAMNVVAFPVEQKPSSALFAMNKIKAQALKCDLCDHRAQGPACVEVCPTNALRVIEPEDMTKLNQQKRQEAAVAALAGVPM; encoded by the coding sequence ATGAATCGGTTTGTATTTGCAGACCCCAATCTGTGTATCGGATGTAGGACATGCGAAGTGGCCTGTGTGCTGTCCCATCAGGATGATAGCCGCATAGCTGCATTCGATCCCACACGCTTCTACCCACGATTGACTCTGGTAAGAAACGGACAGGTGACGACGCCAATTATGTGCCGGCAGTGTGAGGACGCTCCTTGTGAGCAGGTTTGTCCTAACAATGCTATCTATCGTGAAGGTGGTCAGGTGCATGTGATCCAAGAGCGATGCATAGGGTGTAAGACCTGTGCAGTAGCTTGCCCATATGGGGCGATGAATGTGGTTGCGTTTCCGGTTGAACAGAAACCATCATCTGCACTTTTTGCAATGAATAAGATAAAAGCTCAGGCACTAAAGTGTGATCTTTGCGATCATCGAGCGCAGGGCCCTGCATGTGTAGAGGTCTGTCCAACGAACGCTTTGAGAGTCATAGAGCCAGAGGATATGACTAAGCTCAATCAACAGAAACGTCAAGAGGCTGCAGTTGCTGCATTAGCCGGCGTTCCTATGTAA